A single Crateriforma conspicua DNA region contains:
- a CDS encoding aldo/keto reductase has translation MNQKPDADVPPTHRSEPVDGMPRRKLGRTPIHVSIATYPGLALMRTDAAGARRSLHDSFKRGVNYFDVAPAYGKDGECEIKMGQGLQGLNRNDYVLSCKTKARDKAGMQAELQRSLDRLQTDYFDLYQLHCLIKPQEVVEALGPGGAMEGILEAQKQGKIRHIGFSAHTTKSALRALRHFDFDTVMFPINFAEYYTIGFGKQIIELANQRGTAILGMKTLGYGRWPKGVEKTRQWWYRTVESDEHVRMALQFTLGFPGVVTTVPPSWPDLWDKVIDQSKQIDVAGENLHDAKLLRRMKNLAQGCESIFHRFEQSIAENRPEPGVFYADSPHEKPPCMRA, from the coding sequence ATGAACCAAAAGCCGGACGCCGACGTTCCGCCAACACACCGCAGCGAACCGGTTGACGGTATGCCGCGACGTAAATTGGGACGGACGCCGATTCATGTTTCGATTGCGACGTATCCCGGTTTGGCATTGATGCGAACCGACGCCGCCGGGGCCCGTCGTTCGCTACATGATTCGTTCAAACGTGGCGTCAACTACTTCGACGTCGCGCCTGCTTATGGCAAAGACGGCGAATGTGAAATCAAGATGGGGCAGGGTTTGCAAGGCTTGAACCGGAATGATTACGTGCTGTCCTGCAAGACCAAGGCTCGTGACAAAGCCGGCATGCAGGCAGAATTGCAGCGTTCGCTGGATCGGTTACAGACGGACTATTTCGATCTGTATCAACTTCACTGCTTGATCAAGCCTCAAGAAGTTGTCGAAGCTTTGGGTCCTGGCGGTGCCATGGAAGGCATCCTGGAGGCACAAAAGCAGGGGAAGATCAGGCACATCGGTTTCAGTGCACACACCACGAAATCGGCACTTCGTGCGTTGCGTCACTTCGACTTTGACACGGTGATGTTTCCCATCAATTTCGCGGAATACTACACCATCGGTTTTGGAAAACAGATCATTGAACTTGCCAACCAACGCGGCACAGCGATCCTGGGCATGAAGACGCTGGGCTATGGGCGTTGGCCAAAGGGTGTCGAGAAGACACGGCAATGGTGGTACCGAACGGTGGAATCGGATGAACACGTTCGGATGGCTTTGCAATTTACGTTAGGGTTCCCCGGTGTCGTCACGACCGTTCCACCGTCCTGGCCAGACCTTTGGGACAAAGTGATCGATCAGTCCAAACAGATTGACGTCGCGGGTGAGAATCTGCACGACGCAAAGCTGCTTCGACGGATGAAAAATCTTGCGCAAGGGTGCGAAAGCATCTTCCACCGCTTTGAACAATCGATCGCCGAAAACCGCCCGGAACCCGGGGTTTTCTACGCCGACAGCCCGCACGAAAAACCGCCCTGCATGCGAGCATGA
- a CDS encoding M20 metallopeptidase family protein: MVLIRTWLIFLVLSLMAIGSVQCSLVIADDTLSPTGMTPAVAGIKHDLERWFSETTPTWLRTYRELHQSPELSFEEKATSQYIADRWRDDGFMVVTNVGGFGVVAMMENGPGPTVMLRCDMDALPVTEQTPFPFASTQKVTQSDGTTLGVMHACGHDIHMTNVLAVSHFLATHRDHWSGRLMLIAQPAEERGAGARSMLNDGLFQRFAKPDYAIALHVGHDLPAGQVSLMPGYSQANVDSVDITMHGRGGHGSAPETTIDPIVMASMLVVDLQTIVSREISPRKPAVITVGSIHGGTKHNIIGDDCHLRLTVRSYDEAVRQHLLEAIERKANSIATSFRADAPTVTRSEGTPSLENDHELAARMRDVFAAAIGKDQVGTSEPSMGGEDFSRYGKQGVPILMYRLGTVESARLKRYEKLEIPPPSLHSSQYYPDAEKSLRTAFMTMTAATLELLKPAP; this comes from the coding sequence ATGGTTTTGATTCGCACATGGTTGATCTTTTTAGTGCTGTCACTGATGGCGATTGGCAGCGTCCAGTGTTCACTTGTCATCGCCGACGACACCCTGTCACCAACGGGCATGACACCGGCGGTGGCGGGAATCAAGCACGATTTGGAGCGATGGTTTTCCGAAACCACCCCGACGTGGCTGCGCACCTATCGCGAATTGCATCAATCACCGGAACTGTCTTTCGAAGAAAAAGCGACGTCACAGTACATCGCGGATCGTTGGCGCGACGATGGTTTCATGGTCGTTACCAACGTGGGCGGTTTCGGCGTGGTCGCGATGATGGAAAACGGCCCAGGCCCCACCGTCATGCTGCGATGCGACATGGATGCATTGCCCGTTACGGAGCAAACTCCTTTTCCGTTTGCATCGACCCAAAAGGTCACGCAAAGCGATGGAACAACGCTCGGGGTGATGCACGCCTGCGGGCACGACATCCACATGACCAATGTCTTGGCGGTGTCTCATTTTCTGGCCACGCATCGCGATCACTGGTCGGGACGACTGATGCTGATTGCCCAACCGGCGGAAGAGCGTGGTGCGGGCGCCCGATCCATGCTGAACGATGGCTTGTTTCAACGGTTCGCCAAACCGGACTACGCGATCGCTTTGCACGTTGGCCATGATCTGCCTGCCGGACAAGTTTCACTGATGCCCGGATATTCCCAAGCCAATGTCGACAGCGTCGACATCACGATGCACGGCCGTGGCGGTCATGGATCGGCACCCGAAACGACGATTGATCCGATTGTCATGGCTTCGATGCTGGTCGTGGATCTGCAAACGATCGTCAGCCGCGAGATATCGCCTCGCAAGCCCGCGGTGATCACCGTTGGTTCCATTCACGGGGGGACGAAGCACAACATCATCGGCGATGACTGTCATTTGCGATTGACCGTCCGCAGTTACGACGAAGCGGTTCGGCAACATTTACTGGAGGCCATCGAACGAAAAGCCAACAGCATTGCCACTAGTTTTCGTGCGGACGCACCGACCGTCACACGCAGCGAAGGGACGCCATCGCTGGAAAACGACCATGAACTGGCGGCGCGAATGCGAGACGTTTTCGCCGCCGCCATCGGCAAAGACCAGGTCGGCACGAGTGAACCATCGATGGGCGGCGAAGACTTCAGCCGATACGGAAAACAGGGCGTGCCGATTTTGATGTATCGATTGGGGACCGTTGAATCGGCGCGTTTGAAACGATACGAGAAACTTGAAATCCCGCCGCCCAGCTTGCACAGCAGCCAGTATTATCCCGACGCGGAAAAATCGCTCCGCACCGCCTTTATGACAATGACGGCCGCGACGCTGGAGCTATTGAAACCGGCACCGTAA
- a CDS encoding 3-keto-disaccharide hydrolase produces MKRRFFNSILTFAGLAVISASGSSANAKEYLNGITWEEPAVVTPGVINSDPPSDAVVLFSGDDLSQWKVNDSWKVVDGCMLTGKGKAVSIPKFGDCQLHIEWSAPTPAKGEGQGRGNSGVFLMDRYEIQVLDSYENKTYFDGQAGAIYKQTPPAVNATRPPGQWNTYDIFWTAPKFDEDGNLVSPAYITAMHNGILILNHFELKGDTPYNRPPKYNAHDSEGPISLQDHGNPVRFRNIWVREFTPAQGEQTRSPFIRDGKKETPIESSGDDQE; encoded by the coding sequence ATGAAACGTCGATTTTTCAACTCGATCCTTACCTTTGCCGGCTTGGCTGTCATCTCCGCATCGGGTTCCTCGGCAAACGCCAAGGAATACCTGAACGGCATCACTTGGGAAGAACCCGCGGTCGTTACTCCGGGCGTCATCAATTCCGATCCGCCCAGCGACGCGGTCGTTCTGTTTTCGGGTGATGACCTTTCCCAGTGGAAGGTCAACGATTCTTGGAAAGTCGTCGACGGGTGCATGTTGACGGGCAAAGGCAAAGCGGTTTCGATCCCGAAATTCGGCGACTGCCAGCTTCACATCGAATGGTCTGCCCCGACGCCGGCCAAAGGCGAAGGCCAGGGACGCGGTAATAGCGGCGTTTTCCTGATGGATCGCTATGAAATTCAAGTTTTGGATTCCTATGAAAACAAGACGTATTTCGATGGCCAGGCGGGCGCGATTTACAAACAAACGCCTCCGGCGGTCAACGCCACTCGGCCCCCCGGGCAATGGAACACGTACGACATCTTTTGGACCGCGCCAAAATTTGATGAAGACGGCAATTTGGTTTCGCCCGCCTACATCACCGCGATGCACAACGGCATCCTGATTCTGAACCACTTCGAATTGAAGGGCGACACGCCCTACAACCGTCCGCCGAAGTACAACGCCCATGATTCCGAAGGGCCGATCTCGCTGCAGGATCACGGTAACCCGGTTCGCTTCCGCAACATTTGGGTACGCGAATTCACCCCCGCCCAAGGCGAACAAACTCGGTCGCCCTTCATCCGCGACGGTAAGAAAGAAACGCCGATCGAATCGTCAGGCGACGATCAAGAATAG
- a CDS encoding carbohydrate-binding domain-containing protein, whose product MLAGDLGQQITIVAAGTTGEETMELRIDDQVVQTWENVGGDPGAGQLETFTYQTTGSVSANQIKVAFTNDLYDPDQGIDRNLVVVSMAIDGDVYRSDDPSVFSTGVWLPEDGIQPGYRESNFLAADGYFQYQEPDTTAITIDAAGNENDEIMELWIDDTKVQTWSNIGGNAYNNSFESYTYISDTDVTIDQIRIAFTNDLYVNDGEIDRNLRVDRVSIGEDVYQTEAPTVFSTGTWEPGGVVPGYKQNEFLHSDGSFYFGGEVPPPQPGVISLATSNVTVDETAGFVALDVVRSEGTDGTITVDYATFENSAAEGIDYTPTSGTLTFLDGQSVAQIQIPILDDDLAERAEQFNVTIDNVVGGATLLAPRTATVTIVDDEVLLPNYDDFADSTGLIINGDATINSDELRLTPATNWKAGSAFYETPIDLSNDGSFRSEFGFQITGGSSGADGLTFTIQNDPAGAAAIGSNAGQLGYDGIANSIAVEFDTWKNSPFDISNNHVSIIQGSVQNALKTTVADFDLNGGSRLYAWVDYNGTSDVLAVYLSDQNEKPELAAMKTTVDLETVVGNQAYVGFTGATGGSNNVHRITSWNLDQQDPPQDPPTQVPDTLVAVDQVSGLIAPTAIDWLPGGAMLIAQQGGVVDVAVDGVLQSEPFIDISAIVNGTRDRGLLDIAVHPDFEINPYVYLLFTYDPPEVEGKTGLAGPDGKGNRAGRLIRVTADQTEGYLKAVEGSDVILLGANSTWQNFNGFANSTNDFEEPPAGEDEWGNYLQDFIPSDSESHTVGSLAFGTDGMLFVSIGDGASYNRVDPRADRVQHADSLSGKVLRIDPITGEGGAGNPYFEEGVDDPNANRSKVYQMGLRNPFRISVDSETGQLYVGDVGWTKWEEINAAGAGANFGWPFYEGGNGTSLVNNSYANTPEGEAFFAEDIPVDASIYALSHQADGINAIVMGDVYRGDAYGGQFDGDIFFNDLGQGIVRHATINPDGTVGDVNVFDTGANIVVALRQGPDDLMYYVDLDDGTVGRWELA is encoded by the coding sequence ATGTTGGCCGGCGATCTGGGCCAACAGATCACCATTGTGGCGGCCGGAACGACCGGCGAAGAAACCATGGAATTGCGGATCGACGATCAAGTCGTGCAGACGTGGGAAAACGTCGGCGGCGATCCCGGTGCCGGACAACTGGAAACGTTCACTTATCAAACGACGGGTTCCGTCAGCGCCAATCAAATCAAGGTTGCATTCACCAACGACCTTTATGATCCCGATCAAGGGATTGATCGAAATCTGGTTGTCGTAAGTATGGCCATCGACGGCGACGTGTATCGCTCCGATGACCCGTCCGTTTTCAGCACCGGAGTTTGGTTGCCAGAAGACGGGATTCAGCCCGGATATCGTGAAAGCAATTTCTTGGCGGCGGACGGATACTTCCAGTACCAGGAACCCGATACCACCGCGATCACTATCGATGCGGCGGGCAACGAGAACGACGAAATCATGGAACTTTGGATCGACGACACCAAAGTCCAGACTTGGTCCAACATTGGTGGGAATGCCTACAACAATTCGTTCGAATCTTACACGTACATTTCCGATACCGATGTCACCATCGATCAGATTCGCATCGCGTTCACGAACGATTTGTATGTCAACGATGGCGAAATCGATCGCAACCTTCGCGTCGATCGGGTTTCGATCGGCGAAGACGTTTATCAGACCGAAGCCCCGACGGTGTTCAGCACCGGTACTTGGGAACCGGGGGGCGTGGTTCCCGGATACAAGCAAAACGAATTCTTGCATTCCGACGGTTCGTTCTATTTTGGTGGCGAAGTCCCACCGCCACAGCCTGGCGTGATCTCGTTGGCGACCAGTAACGTCACGGTGGATGAAACCGCCGGGTTCGTCGCGTTGGATGTCGTTCGCAGTGAAGGTACCGATGGCACGATCACGGTCGACTATGCCACGTTCGAAAATTCTGCCGCCGAAGGCATCGACTACACACCGACCAGCGGTACGTTGACTTTCCTCGACGGCCAAAGCGTCGCGCAGATCCAAATTCCAATTCTGGATGATGACCTGGCGGAAAGGGCTGAACAGTTCAATGTCACCATTGACAACGTGGTCGGCGGCGCGACTTTGCTGGCCCCACGCACCGCGACGGTGACCATCGTTGACGATGAAGTTTTGCTGCCCAACTATGACGACTTCGCTGATTCCACTGGTTTGATCATCAACGGCGACGCGACAATCAACTCAGACGAATTGCGTCTGACCCCGGCGACGAATTGGAAAGCCGGCAGTGCTTTTTATGAAACGCCCATCGATCTCAGCAACGATGGATCCTTCCGGTCTGAATTCGGGTTTCAAATCACCGGTGGTTCGTCGGGCGCCGACGGCCTGACTTTCACGATCCAGAATGATCCCGCGGGGGCCGCTGCCATTGGTTCAAACGCCGGTCAATTGGGATACGACGGGATTGCCAATTCGATCGCCGTTGAATTCGATACTTGGAAAAATTCACCGTTCGACATCAGCAACAACCATGTGTCGATCATCCAGGGCAGCGTCCAGAATGCCCTTAAAACGACGGTGGCTGATTTCGATCTGAACGGTGGGTCACGGCTGTACGCGTGGGTCGACTACAACGGCACCAGCGATGTTTTGGCCGTCTATTTGTCCGATCAAAACGAAAAGCCCGAACTGGCCGCCATGAAGACCACGGTCGACTTGGAAACGGTCGTCGGCAATCAAGCCTATGTGGGATTCACCGGTGCAACGGGTGGGTCCAACAACGTGCATCGGATCACTAGCTGGAATTTGGATCAGCAAGATCCCCCTCAAGATCCGCCCACCCAGGTTCCCGATACGCTGGTCGCCGTCGATCAGGTTTCTGGTTTGATTGCCCCCACGGCGATCGACTGGTTGCCCGGTGGTGCAATGCTGATCGCCCAGCAAGGCGGTGTTGTGGACGTGGCGGTCGACGGCGTTTTACAGTCCGAACCTTTCATCGACATTTCCGCGATCGTCAACGGCACTCGGGACCGCGGTTTGTTGGACATCGCCGTCCATCCCGACTTTGAAATCAATCCGTACGTCTATCTGTTGTTCACCTACGATCCACCCGAAGTCGAAGGCAAAACCGGTCTGGCCGGGCCCGATGGCAAAGGCAATCGCGCCGGGCGCCTGATCCGTGTCACGGCGGATCAAACCGAAGGGTATTTGAAGGCGGTCGAAGGAAGCGATGTGATTTTGTTGGGTGCCAACAGCACCTGGCAAAACTTCAATGGCTTTGCCAACAGCACCAACGATTTCGAAGAGCCGCCGGCCGGGGAAGATGAGTGGGGCAACTACTTGCAAGATTTCATTCCCAGTGACAGTGAATCGCATACCGTCGGCAGTCTGGCCTTTGGTACCGATGGCATGCTGTTCGTGTCGATCGGCGATGGTGCCAGCTACAACCGCGTCGATCCACGTGCCGATCGGGTCCAACACGCCGACAGTTTGTCCGGCAAGGTTTTAAGAATCGATCCGATCACCGGCGAAGGGGGCGCCGGAAATCCTTACTTCGAAGAAGGCGTGGATGATCCTAACGCCAATCGAAGCAAGGTTTATCAAATGGGGCTGCGGAACCCCTTCCGAATCAGCGTCGACAGCGAAACCGGCCAGCTTTACGTCGGTGATGTGGGGTGGACCAAGTGGGAAGAAATCAATGCCGCCGGCGCAGGGGCGAATTTTGGTTGGCCGTTCTATGAAGGCGGTAACGGTACCAGTTTGGTGAACAATTCTTATGCAAATACCCCTGAAGGCGAAGCGTTTTTTGCAGAAGACATTCCGGTCGACGCATCTATTTACGCTCTCAGCCACCAGGCCGACGGTATCAACGCGATTGTGATGGGCGACGTTTATCGTGGCGACGCATACGGCGGCCAGTTCGATGGTGACATCTTCTTCAACGACCTTGGCCAGGGGATCGTTCGGCATGCCACGATCAATCCCGATGGCACGGTTGGCGATGTTAACGTTTTTGACACCGGTGCAAACATTGTGGTCGCCCTTCGTCAGGGGCCCGATGACCTGATGTACTACGTCGATCTGGATGACGGTACTGTCGGCCGCTGGGAATTGGCTTGA
- a CDS encoding PVC-type heme-binding CxxCH protein → MAFPIRLLFGLQPVIGVLLIIAWMTPGHDATADAGAHGWDRKEVHDRFFTEGASAGDLDGDGHLDIVAGPLCFRGPDFQQRFRIAPAKEFPVEVYSDQFFSHVADVTGDGAVDVLVIGFPGKPARLYVNPNAGPVDQDWPVHEITGPVDNESPAIIDLIPGGNPEIVCGNASQYGYYRSGDDATKPWTWTPISRPGACPNRFTHGMGVGDVDGDGRLDVIGKSHWWSQPADDDAEALWPAKRWNDLANYPGGSQICVNDVDGDGDADIVTSLHAHGYGLAWFENRGGDIFTRHDIMGESSQDNPYGVAFSQLHAVAMADVDRDGVKDIVTGKRFMAHRGKDIGGLQPPVLVWFRCVRTESSVDFVPHLIDDDSGVGVDVLVTDLNADSWVDVVSSSKHGLTVHLRDPNIAMTAEPKWQVAEGRDQSKYVEGFTPQQAAENMIVPPGFEVDLIAGEPDLTQPIAMCFDARGRIWVIEGHTYPNKAPAGQGRDRIVIFADNDSDGTFESKSTFIEGINLASAIEVGFGGVWIGAAPELLFIPDADHDGTPDGAPVVLLDGWGHQDTHETLNSFTWGPDGWLYGCHGVFTHSKVGKPGTPEDQRVRLNAGVWRYHPTRHEFDVFAHGTSNPWGVDFNDEGEWFISACVIPHLYHLSQGGRYQRQAGRHFNPYTYDDIKTIADHAHFAGRIQEHAYWGENKITRPPAAMDTSMLGGGHAHCGLAIYDGDVFPAQYRGDLFFHNLHGHRIVREKVERDGSGYVGRHRPDFALAQDHYQVGVGIMVGPDGALYTSDWHDVQTCHHRDPEIWDRTNGRLFRIRYGDAQGISLDLWSSDTSDLIRNLDGTNGFVARQSARILQERHSDGVLDLSNEQIVNLPDRMTSAEGRRRAVWLAGAILGSDANPINHWIQDADPVIRRWAIHHATQQSDMTRDVAAHIAEIASTEPNASVRRKIASSTQNFAPEYRLPILRSLAKHTIDANDRNLPWLFWYAMEPLVQDHPNECLEIALQSQMKPLPDFVIRRTAETADGRQSLTMRLTDPKQRGLRLTILQRLLDASISRGGIEMPKAWPAAMDALADAPNAQVQRLARNLAVQLGDTTVLPHFRQVLADTKNPVVRRQQALQSLMTAGDPTLADQLHRLLDDAAIRDAALGVLGQLSHPGSANKIIARFDQFPAETQTIALSALVTRIPNADRLVAAMEDGDIDPRSVPAYVVRQIIPLAQRTSDSDLLSRLERVWGKVGRSDAETQEQFKRYQAILTPRGIASGDARLGRKLYEANCGKCHRLFGEGGQIGPDITGANRSDVRYWLENILDPNALIGRDYRMTNFLLLDGRIVGGIVRDENDDAVTIQTAEQQVVIPKDEIEERIESDVSLMPVGQLEPMSDNDVRSLLKYLMGPGQVPLP, encoded by the coding sequence ATGGCGTTTCCAATTCGTTTGTTGTTCGGACTTCAGCCCGTTATCGGCGTTCTTTTGATCATCGCATGGATGACGCCGGGACACGATGCGACGGCCGATGCCGGTGCCCACGGCTGGGACCGAAAGGAAGTCCACGATCGTTTTTTCACCGAGGGCGCATCGGCCGGCGACTTGGACGGCGACGGTCACTTGGACATCGTCGCCGGCCCGCTTTGTTTCCGGGGCCCCGATTTTCAACAGCGGTTTCGAATCGCCCCAGCCAAAGAATTTCCGGTGGAGGTCTACAGCGATCAATTCTTCAGCCACGTCGCCGATGTGACCGGTGATGGGGCCGTCGACGTTCTGGTCATCGGCTTTCCTGGCAAGCCCGCGCGTCTGTACGTCAACCCGAACGCCGGACCTGTCGATCAAGATTGGCCGGTTCATGAAATCACGGGGCCGGTCGATAACGAATCGCCCGCGATCATCGACCTGATCCCCGGTGGCAATCCAGAAATTGTTTGTGGCAATGCCAGCCAATACGGTTATTACCGATCCGGCGACGATGCGACAAAGCCTTGGACTTGGACGCCGATTTCAAGGCCAGGTGCATGCCCGAACCGATTCACCCACGGCATGGGTGTCGGTGACGTTGACGGGGATGGCCGGCTGGACGTGATCGGAAAGAGTCATTGGTGGAGTCAACCCGCCGACGATGATGCCGAAGCCCTTTGGCCCGCCAAACGTTGGAACGATTTGGCCAACTATCCCGGTGGTTCCCAGATTTGCGTCAACGATGTCGACGGCGACGGTGATGCGGACATCGTGACGTCGCTGCACGCACACGGTTACGGGTTGGCGTGGTTTGAAAACCGCGGCGGCGACATCTTCACGCGACACGACATCATGGGCGAATCGTCCCAAGACAACCCGTACGGCGTCGCTTTCAGCCAACTGCACGCCGTTGCGATGGCGGATGTGGATCGCGACGGCGTCAAAGACATCGTGACGGGCAAACGCTTTATGGCTCATCGCGGCAAAGACATCGGCGGATTACAGCCCCCGGTTTTGGTCTGGTTCCGCTGTGTTCGCACCGAATCATCTGTGGATTTCGTCCCACACCTGATCGACGATGACAGCGGCGTTGGTGTCGATGTCCTGGTCACCGACCTGAATGCGGATTCATGGGTCGATGTTGTGTCCAGCAGCAAACACGGGCTGACGGTTCACTTGCGCGACCCCAACATTGCGATGACCGCCGAACCCAAATGGCAGGTGGCCGAAGGCCGCGACCAGTCCAAGTATGTCGAGGGGTTCACCCCACAGCAGGCGGCCGAAAACATGATCGTTCCACCAGGCTTTGAGGTGGACCTGATTGCCGGTGAACCAGATCTAACACAACCAATCGCGATGTGCTTTGACGCCCGAGGCCGCATTTGGGTGATCGAAGGCCACACGTATCCCAACAAAGCGCCGGCGGGGCAGGGCAGGGACCGCATCGTCATCTTCGCCGACAACGATTCCGACGGCACGTTCGAATCCAAGTCGACGTTTATCGAAGGCATCAACTTGGCCAGTGCCATCGAAGTCGGCTTCGGCGGTGTCTGGATCGGTGCGGCTCCCGAGTTGTTGTTCATTCCGGACGCCGATCACGACGGCACCCCGGACGGCGCCCCGGTGGTCCTGCTGGACGGATGGGGACACCAAGACACGCACGAAACTTTGAACAGCTTCACGTGGGGCCCCGACGGATGGTTGTACGGTTGTCATGGGGTCTTCACGCATTCCAAGGTCGGCAAACCGGGCACCCCCGAAGATCAACGTGTTCGATTGAATGCCGGTGTGTGGCGGTACCATCCGACGCGTCACGAGTTCGACGTTTTCGCCCACGGAACCAGCAATCCATGGGGGGTGGATTTCAACGACGAAGGCGAATGGTTCATCAGTGCCTGCGTCATTCCCCACCTGTATCACTTATCGCAGGGTGGTCGATATCAGCGACAAGCGGGACGGCACTTCAATCCCTACACCTATGACGACATCAAGACGATCGCCGACCACGCGCACTTCGCCGGACGAATTCAAGAACACGCGTACTGGGGTGAAAACAAGATCACTCGACCGCCCGCCGCAATGGACACATCCATGCTGGGCGGCGGCCACGCGCATTGTGGTTTGGCTATCTACGACGGAGACGTTTTTCCGGCCCAGTATCGTGGCGATCTGTTCTTTCACAACTTGCACGGCCACCGCATCGTCCGGGAAAAAGTTGAACGCGACGGCAGCGGATACGTGGGTCGACATCGTCCGGACTTTGCCCTGGCGCAAGATCACTATCAAGTCGGCGTTGGGATCATGGTGGGTCCCGATGGCGCGTTGTACACGTCCGACTGGCATGACGTTCAGACTTGTCACCATCGCGATCCGGAAATCTGGGACCGCACCAACGGGCGTTTGTTTCGAATCCGATATGGCGATGCCCAAGGGATCAGCCTTGACCTATGGTCATCCGACACGAGCGATTTGATTCGCAACTTGGATGGGACCAATGGCTTTGTGGCAAGACAATCGGCCAGAATCCTGCAGGAGCGTCACAGTGATGGCGTCTTGGACCTGTCAAACGAACAGATTGTCAACCTTCCCGACCGGATGACGTCCGCTGAAGGCCGACGTCGCGCCGTCTGGCTGGCCGGTGCGATTCTTGGTTCCGATGCCAATCCGATCAATCACTGGATTCAAGATGCTGACCCCGTGATTCGTCGCTGGGCGATTCACCACGCAACACAGCAAAGCGACATGACACGCGATGTCGCTGCGCATATCGCCGAAATCGCGTCAACGGAACCGAACGCTTCGGTTCGACGAAAGATCGCATCGTCAACGCAGAACTTTGCACCGGAGTACCGTTTGCCGATTTTGCGGTCCCTTGCCAAGCACACGATTGATGCGAATGACCGCAATCTGCCATGGCTGTTCTGGTATGCGATGGAACCGTTGGTCCAGGATCACCCGAACGAATGTCTGGAGATCGCGCTGCAGAGCCAGATGAAGCCTTTGCCGGATTTCGTCATCCGCCGCACCGCCGAAACTGCCGATGGCCGCCAATCGTTGACGATGCGATTGACGGATCCGAAACAGCGTGGCCTGCGGCTGACAATCCTGCAGCGTTTGCTGGATGCCTCGATCTCCCGGGGCGGCATTGAAATGCCAAAGGCTTGGCCGGCCGCGATGGACGCGCTCGCCGACGCCCCCAATGCTCAGGTGCAACGCTTGGCTCGCAACCTGGCGGTCCAACTGGGTGACACGACGGTCCTGCCGCATTTTCGGCAAGTTTTAGCCGACACTAAAAACCCCGTGGTGCGTCGACAACAAGCACTGCAATCGCTGATGACGGCGGGCGATCCAACACTGGCGGACCAACTGCATCGACTGCTGGACGACGCAGCGATCCGCGACGCGGCCCTGGGCGTCCTGGGGCAACTGTCGCATCCCGGGTCCGCCAATAAAATCATCGCACGGTTTGACCAATTCCCCGCTGAAACGCAAACGATCGCACTTTCAGCACTGGTCACGCGAATCCCCAACGCCGATCGATTGGTTGCGGCGATGGAAGACGGTGATATCGATCCGCGATCGGTGCCTGCGTACGTGGTCCGCCAGATCATTCCGCTTGCCCAACGTACGTCAGACAGCGATCTGCTTTCACGATTGGAACGCGTTTGGGGCAAAGTCGGACGCAGCGACGCGGAAACGCAGGAGCAGTTCAAACGCTATCAAGCCATCCTGACGCCGCGAGGGATCGCATCGGGCGACGCCCGGCTTGGCCGCAAACTGTACGAGGCCAATTGCGGCAAATGCCACCGGCTTTTCGGCGAAGGCGGCCAGATCGGACCGGACATCACTGGGGCCAACCGATCGGACGTGCGGTATTGGCTGGAAAACATTCTGGATCCCAATGCCTTGATCGGTCGCGATTATCGCATGACCAATTTTCTGCTGTTGGATGGACGCATTGTCGGTGGAATTGTCCGTGACGAGAACGACGATGCGGTGACCATTCAGACCGCCGAACAGCAAGTCGTGATTCCCAAAGATGAGATCGAGGAAAGGATCGAATCCGATGTCAGCTTGATGCCGGTCGGACAACTGGAACCGATGTCCGATAACGATGTTCGGTCGTTACTGAAGTATTTGATGGGGCCCGGCCAAGTACCGCTGCCGTAG